CGGCTCCCACCGCAGAGCGAGATGGTGCGGCTGAACAACGCCGTCCACACGGTGGTGTTCGCCCCGAGTGGAGCTGGGAAGGGTGTGTCGTTGGTCGTCCCGTTCCTGCTGTCCTGCCTCGACTCCTTGGTGGTTATAGATCCGAAGGGGGAGAACGCCAAACTCACTGCCGATGCCCGCCGCCGGATGGGGCAGCGCGTCTTCATCATCGACCCGTTCGGGCTGGTGACGAAGAACCCGGACACGCTCAACCCCATCGCGGGGTTACGCAACGACTCCCCCCAGTCGCTCGACGAGGCCCGCGCCATCGCCAAGGAGATCGTCGTCCGAGGCATGAACGAACCCGACCCGCACTGGAACGACAACGCGGAGTCCCTCACCGCCGGGATGATTGTCGCCGCGCTGTGGACGAAGACGAAGTCGCTTCAAGACGTGCGGACGCTGCTTTCCATCGCGGAGTCTCGGAACGCGGCAATCAAGGAAATGTGCGCCAGCCCCGTGTGGGGTGGGATGATCGCCCGGCTCGGTGCCCAGCTCGCCAACCTCAAGGACAAGGAACTGGCAGGGGTGCTGTCCACCGCCAACCGGCATACGGCGTTCCTCGACACGTTGGCGGTCGCGCAGAGCACCGGAACGAGCAGTTTCGACCCGGCGGATCTGATGAAGGGCAAGGTGACGGTCTATCTGGTGTTGCCGCCGGAGTACCTGAAGAGCCACGCGGCCTTGCTCCGGCTGTGGGTCGGCACCCTAATGCGGGCGTGCGTCAAGAACGGGGCGCAGGAGAAGAACCTTGTCCATTTCGTGCTCGACGAGGCCGCCAGCCTCGGGCAGATGGACTCGCTGGAGGATGCTGTATCGCTGGGTCGCGGGTACGGCGTTCGTTGTCAGTTTTACTATCAAGCGACCGGCCAACTAAAGACCTGCTGGCGGGAGGGTCGCGACCAGACGCTGCTAGCCAACTGCACCCAGGTCTACTTCGCTGTGCGGGACTACGAGACGGCGGAGCAGGTGAGCAACCAGCTCGGGGAGGAGACCATAGTCGTCCGCAGCGGTGGCGAGAACTGGGGCGGCTCCAAGCAGTCGAACAGCCCGGACGCATCGAGCAGCCGGGGGGAGTCCTGGGGGGGAAACGACAACTGGCAGCAGCAGGGGCGCAAGCTGCTGAAGCCGGAGGAGGTGATGACCCTGAGCCCCCGCCTTGCCATCACCTTCGCGCCGTCGGTACGCCCGATCTGCACGGCGCTGACGCGGTACTACGAGCCTGGCGACCGCCAGCCGGGCCGGTGGAAGCGGATGCAGGAGACGGCGGAGGTGTGGACGACGGCGGTGATGATGCTGTCCATCGCGCTGGGGGCGTGGTGGGCGGTGGTGACAAGCCCCCACTGGAGATGACCATGAAGATGAAAGAGACGTACCAGGTAATCGCGGAGGCGATGCCGAGCAAAGCGGAGGTCGGGCAGGAGCTGGGCAACCGCGTCGAGGAGGCCAAGGGCTTTCTCGGCAACGTGATGTCGGAGATCGGTTCGGAACTGGGTCGCCTCGGCGTTCAGGGGCAGGCCGAGGTCGCGCAGGCGCTGTTCAACGGCAACGCCTACGTCCCCTACGGCGAGGGCCAGAAGGGCGTTGAGCAGGAAACCCCGCAGCACGGCCTTCCCCCCGTGGCGCAGGTCGAGAAGCAGCAGGAAGTCGAGATGGAGATGGAGCGGTGAAAAAGTGCCGGGGATATAGCCGCCGTAACCAGTCGGCGGCACCCCCGGCCAAAACAGATGCGGTTCGCAGGAATCGCACGCGACCAGAGCCACGATTCATAACCACCGTTAAGGAGATTCCGATGGATATCGACAAGCTGTTCGTGCTCGGCCTCGCCGGGCTGACCGTCTACATGATGATTTTCCAGACCGACAAGTGGAAGGCCATCAACGAGGAGGGCTGGAAGAACATGAACAAGGCGGGCAAGGCAGCCGAAACCGCCACCAAGTTCGGCATCGGCGTGTTCCGGCTGCTCCGCCGGCGGTAGACACCCACGGCCACGGACGGCCTTTCCCTCAACCACCAACCAAGGAGATTCACCGTGAACGACCCAATCATGCAGCTCGCGCTGCTGGCCTGTGGCGCGATGCTGGTCTGGTACTTCTACATGCTGACCTGCCGGCCGGAGCAGTTCGGCAAGCTCATGGACAAGCACATGGAGTGGAACAAGGCCCGGCACGAGCGGAACAAGGGGGTCGCGCGGGGCGCGGCCAGGGCGGTGCTGTTCGGCATCAAGCTCTGGAAGCGGTAACCACCCGGGCGGGGACGCCCACCCTGCCCCTCGTTCGGAGGCACCGCGATGACGAGACTTGACCACGACTGTGCCTGGGCGACCGCCAAGGCCGTGCTGGACATGGTGGGGCACCTGCTCCGTGAGGAGGAGCAGAAGGAGTTCTTCTCCATGACGGTTGCGGCGGTGGAAGCCTGCCTCATCAAGCGTGATGAACTGATGGCCCGGGAGCGACAGCGGCTGGCGAAGCCGTCGAATAACTAAGGGGGACGCGATGAAGGACTTTAAGAAAGCGCTCGCCGAGCAGCGGGAGGAGGCGCTGGCGGGTGTCGCCGACGGCCTCCGGGCGGGCGGGACGTTCAAGGACGTGATGCGGGATGCCGCCGCATACGGAGTGAAGCCGGAGGCGGTGGCGGCGATCCGAGGGCAGGATGCCGACCTCGAGTTGAGGAAACCGGAGAAAGGGTGGCAGATGACGCCCGAGCGGTGGGCCGAAAAGGTGGCAGACTCCATCGCCGCCCGAGTCGAGTGCGGCTACGAGCAACCCGACGCCGACGGAGAGCGGCGGGTTTTCGACCAGATGACGCCGCAGGGCCAGCTCGCCAACATTGCCCAGGATTCAGCCCACTGGGGAGTGACGTTCGAAGCGTTCGTCGCCGCGGTGACGCGGATGATAGCCCCCGACGCCCTACTCGACGCTGCCCTGCGGGTAGCACACAGCAGCCAGAGGGAACTGGCGGCGGTCGAGATGGCGATGCCGGACGACGGTGGGTACGGCAAGGTGCCGCTGGCCGACCGGGTGAGCGACCTGGCCGCCGAGGCGCGTGCGGAGCGTTCCGCCGTGCGGGATCACGAAAACGAAGGTATCGAGAGGGTACACCATGAACGATGACGACATCTGCCTGCTGTGCAAGAAGCACCACGAGCCGCAGCCCACGGTGGTGCTGTATGCCTCGCCGGAGGATTCCGCGGAGCAGTGGGCGAAGGACACGGCGCTGCTGGTGCGGGCGTTCGCCGACATGCACCGGATGGCGTTCGGCCATGTGAGCCCCGAGGGGCTGGTCGAACTGGCCAGGGGCTGCATGGAGAACGGCAGCACTCCGCCCTACGGCTCGCTCCTCGCCCGCTGCATCACGAAGCTGGAGAGCGCGAATCTCGGCAGCCCGGAATACGACCGGCTGCGGGCGCTGGCGGACGCCAACGGCGAACGGCTGGCGCTGCTGGCCGCGAGCGTCCACGGCGCGCTGACTGGGCTGGGGGAGGTGGGTGCGTGATGAAGTCGTATTTATCCGTCCGGCAGGTGGTGCAACGGCTGAACGGCGCGGTGTCGGTGAAGCTGATTTACCGCCTCGTCGCTCAAGGGAAGCTCCGCTGCAACCGCCGCCTGGGCAAGTTGCTCATCGAAGAAGACAGCCTCGTGGATCTTCTGGAGCCACGCGGGCCGCCGCCACCGCCCGAGGAGCCTCCACCGCCGCGCAGGCCGAGGGGCAGGCCGAAGAAGGAAAAGCTCGAACTGTGGTAGAAGCCTCGGCAGGGATGCCGGGGCTTTTCTATTGAGCCGTGAGTGGCCGCAGGCTCACTTGAACGCATCCGCTTTGCCCGCCTGAAGCTCTTTGAACCGCGGCTCCGCGTACTGCTTGAACGGCTCGGTCAAGTCCTCGTACTTTCCGTGGTCGATGCGCCCCGCGGCTCGCAAGGCGATGCTCGACTCGTGTCCGGCGTCCTCGTTGATGAGGATGCACCCGAACAGGAACGCCGGGCGCTCGAAATCGACGTGGGTCAGAAGGCTGGCCATCGCCTGCTGCTGCTCGCGACGGATCGCCTCCGACATCTGGATGAACCGCTGCGGCCCACCCTGTGGCCCAGCCGACAGGATTGCGTCCTTGTGAGCCAGCACCAGTTGTTCCAGCTTCTCCTGCTGGTAGTCGTTCTCGGCGAACTGGCTCGGGGGCTTCGGCAGGATCTGGTCATTCTCCAGCTTACCCAGCGCTGCCGCGGCTGCCCCACAGCACGTGGTGGGCTTGCTCTGGCCGGGGCGAACGACCTGCCCCACCAGGCCGCTTTGCGTGATGCCGACGTGCGGGCCGTAGAGCAGCATCGCCCCGCCACCGTCCGGTATGTGGTGCGAAAACGCGCCCAGCCCCGTCTTCCCGGCGAACGGGTAACCGTCGAGGCCGCCCTGCACGAACGGCCCCACCATGCCGGTCCTCGGCCACTCCACGCTGTTCAGGTCGTCGCTGCAGATGCTGGTGAGGAACGCAATCTGCTTCTCGCTGATTTTGAGAGCGTGCTTCATGTAGGAGAGGAATGCAGTGATGAACCACGACGACTTCAGGGCGTCGGGGTAGTACCGTCGCACCGGGTCAGACGCGCGGATGTCCATCATGGGGGCTCCTCGTCGGGGTAGTTCACCAAGCCGGGGTTGATTCTAAGTGGGCGGATTCGGTGGGGCAATCGGCTCGATTCTGCTTGCGCGAAGGTTGGGGGCGTGCTACGGCTCGGGACATGCCAGCGTTCATGAACCCCCTCAATTCGGCCCTTTCACCCAGCAGACGCAGAACGCTGGCGCTTTCGCGCGTCTGCTGGGTCAAGGGGCTGGTAGTGAGGTGAAGTGAAGCGTTTCTTGAAACCCGCTTTCGAAATAGCTGTCTGGGTGGCAGTTTGGACGGTTGCCGACGTGATTCATGACGGTCCAGATTTGCTAACGGGCGGGATGGCGAGGGAACTGTTTGTCGCCGGAGCCGCGTTTTCCTTCGGTTACTGGGTAAAACGATGACCACACCCGTCACAGCCCAAGCGTTGAAGCTGGAAGTCGGCAAGGCGTACCGCACTCGGGATGGGCGGAAGGTCACAGCACGGTGGAAGCTGGATGGCCAGTTCGCCATGTTCGAGGACGGCATGGACGAAGGGGCCTTTTGCCGCGAGGACGGGCAGCCGAGTTACAGTGGATTCGCCCGGTGGGGAATCGTCGCCGAATGGGATGTCCCCGACCCCGATGGCTGGATCCAGTGGTCGGGTGGCAAGTGTCCGGTACCGCCGGAGACGGTGGTGGAGTGCCGCGGTCGCAAAGGGCACGTTTGGGAAATAGACGCAGGCTCACTTTACTGGAATCACCCGGGCTATGCGGCCGACATCATCGCCTACCGCGTCGTGAAACCTGCAACGATCGCCGAGCCTGCACCCGCCCCCACTCGCGATTTCTCCGCTCATTTCGGCCCGCTGGCGAACCTGACCTGGCGTGACGCTTTCGTCCTCGACGCGCTACGCCAGCATAGCTGCGCCCTGTCCTGCATCCTCGCGGCGGTGGAGCCGAGGACATGAAAGCCCGGCCCATCCCTTTCTCCGCCCCGATGGTTCGCGCCCTGCTCGACGGCAGGAAAAGCCAGACGCGGCGAGTGGTGAAGCCGCAGCCTGATCAAAGCTTGGATTACGTGCGCATGATGTTCGACTGGAATGGCAAAGCACAGGCGGAGTTTGAAACACCCCCCGGCTACCATACGCCGCTCATGTACCATCCGCTCTGCCCCTACGGCAAACCCGGGGACCTGCTTTGGGTGAAAGAAGCCTGGCGGGCAAAGCACTGGTGGGATGACCATCCCCCGCGTGAGATCACTGACCAAAGCCCAATTGACTACAAGCCCTACGAAGACGGCGGTGAGTGGGGGAGAGCACGACACGCCCGCTTCATGCTTCGAAGAATGTCTCGCATGACGCTGGAGATCACCACCGTGCGCGTTGAGCGACTGGAGGACATCAGCGAGGCGGATGCGAAGGCCGAAGGCTTTTCGCCCGGTTGGATGGGCGATGCACTGCCGGAGACTCCTATCGGCGGCGGTTTCACCATCTCATCGCCCGGCACCTACGCCAGCTCAGCGGGCCATTTTCAAGCGTATTGGTGCGAACTGCATGGCTACGACGCATGGGAAGCCAGCCCGTGGGTCTGGGTGCTGGAGTTCAAGGTCCACCAGCAGAACGTGGACGAGTTGCTGAAAGCGAGGGCCGCATGACTTGG
The Gemmata palustris DNA segment above includes these coding regions:
- a CDS encoding type IV secretory system conjugative DNA transfer family protein, which codes for MTLCRLILIAGIFGLAAIAAGFAARYPAVLFLAVILVGYLGGRRVIQLTSHGTARWANAADLKRAGMLGGHGLPLGKIEVRRPTFWAALKGLFDKRLHAREACVALMLSCRKLQRLPPQSEMVRLNNAVHTVVFAPSGAGKGVSLVVPFLLSCLDSLVVIDPKGENAKLTADARRRMGQRVFIIDPFGLVTKNPDTLNPIAGLRNDSPQSLDEARAIAKEIVVRGMNEPDPHWNDNAESLTAGMIVAALWTKTKSLQDVRTLLSIAESRNAAIKEMCASPVWGGMIARLGAQLANLKDKELAGVLSTANRHTAFLDTLAVAQSTGTSSFDPADLMKGKVTVYLVLPPEYLKSHAALLRLWVGTLMRACVKNGAQEKNLVHFVLDEAASLGQMDSLEDAVSLGRGYGVRCQFYYQATGQLKTCWREGRDQTLLANCTQVYFAVRDYETAEQVSNQLGEETIVVRSGGENWGGSKQSNSPDASSSRGESWGGNDNWQQQGRKLLKPEEVMTLSPRLAITFAPSVRPICTALTRYYEPGDRQPGRWKRMQETAEVWTTAVMMLSIALGAWWAVVTSPHWR